In a single window of the Bactrocera dorsalis isolate Fly_Bdor chromosome 2, ASM2337382v1, whole genome shotgun sequence genome:
- the LOC125776737 gene encoding uncharacterized protein LOC125776737, with product MDGPNPKRIKKTCYNQVYTEKACKCEDKEALKAFFEELMERKMSQISAQYQVLLEEVAQQKVLIQHLLKERTDDSSKMREFPIKNKTDLGRINENIEVRGKKNYIKCMTQILQGSGVVTNLKNIITDELAMQYNIDGVLGKDSLKSFTNFFDALIESIPTRIDAGSPENQLRQALQRQKKKTSNKKKSFSK from the exons ATGGATGGTCCGAACccaaaacgaattaaaaagacTTGCTACAATCAAGTATATACAGAAAAGGCATGTAAATGCGAAGATAAGGAAGCTTTAAAGGCTTTCTTCGAAG aacTGATGGAAAGAAAAATGAGCCAAATTTCTGCACAGTACCAAGTGCTCCTAGAAGAAGTAGCGCAGCAGAAAGTCCTCATTCAGCATCTTCTGAAAGAACGCACCGACGACTCATCGAAAATGAGAgaatttccaattaaaaacaaaacagatttGGGccgaattaatgaaaatatagaaGTTCGCGGAAAAAAGAACTac ATCAAATGTATGACTCAAATTCTCCAGGGTTCTGGAGTGGTGACAAACCTGAAGAATATTATAACAGACGAATTGGCCATGCAGTACAATATTGATGGAGTGTTGGGCAAGGATTCGCTCAAaagctttacaaattttttcgacGCCCTTATTG agtCCATACCTACCAGGATAGACGCTGGATCGCCAGAGAATCAACTGCGCCAAGCCCTTCagcgtcaaaaaaaaaaaacgagtaataaaaaaaaatcatttagtaaataa